The Pygocentrus nattereri isolate fPygNat1 chromosome 2, fPygNat1.pri, whole genome shotgun sequence genome has a window encoding:
- the LOC119261940 gene encoding uncharacterized protein LOC119261940, with translation MTSAASFTANQMDDVSDYLWNNSLDLAKETLHLEFLNKLKSYTMKAERYLKFTLQDMVYLDGVTAMLKEMSEKVTEPEDLKVFIEGRHSSYKKFRDSCLQSLSIKDLNSIEPMPAMQKYLDTYREVMKESDPVYFVVALLPCPRAWSWIAQNLQLPKHSVHYIRKSDSESGQSEKHYRPILNKYLNSTEKLQKANDIFRRQMQNEHDFFYTS, from the exons ATGACGTCTGCTGCAAG TTTTACAGCCAACCAGATGGATGATGTCTCTGACTACCTCTGGAACAACAGCCTGGACCTTGCAAAGGAAACACTGCATCTTGAGTTCCTGAACAAATTAAAAAGTTATACCATGAAAGCTGAACGCTATCTCAAGTTCACTCTGCAGGACATGGTCTACCTGGATGGGGTGACTGCGATGCTGAAGGAGATGAGTGAGAAGGTCACAGAGCCAGAGGACCTGAAGGTTTTCATTGAAGGAAGGCACTCCAGCTACAAGAAGTTTAGGGACTCATGCCTCCAGAGCCTTTCCATTAAG GACCTAAATTCCATCGAACCGATGCCAGCCATGCAGAAGTATCTGGATACGTACAGAGAGGTGATGAAGGAGAGTGATCCTGTCTACTTCGTGGTGGCCCTGCTGCCCTGCCCCAGAGCCTGGTCCTGGATAGCTCAGAATCTGCAGTTACCCAAACACAGTGTCCACTACATCAGGAAATCAGACAGTGAGAGTGGCCAGTCCGAGAAGCATTACAGACCCATTCTGAACAAGTACCTAAACTCGACAGAGAAACTGCAGAAGGCCAATGATATCTTCCGCAGGCAAATGCAGAATGAGCATGACTTCTTTTACACTTCTTGA
- the LOC119261937 gene encoding uncharacterized protein LOC119261937, with protein MTSAASFTANQMDDVSDYLWNNSLDLAKETLHLEFLNKLKSYTMKAERYLKFTLQDMVYLDGLTAMLKEMSEKVTEPEDLKVFIEGRHSSYKKFRDSCLQSLFIKDLNSIEPMPAMQKYLDTYREVMKESDPVYFVVALLPCPRAWSWIAQNLQLPKHSVHYIRKSDSESGQSEKHYRPILNKYLNSTEKLQKANDIFRRQMQNEHDFFYTS; from the exons ATGACGTCTGCTGCAAG TTTTACAGCCAACCAGATGGATGATGTCTCTGACTACCTCTGGAACAACAGCCTGGACCTTGCAAAGGAAACACTGCATCTTGAGTTCCTGAACAAATTAAAAAGTTATACCATGAAAGCTGAACGCTATCTCAAGTTCACTCTGCAGGACATGGTCTACCTGGATGGGTTGACTGCGATGCTGAAGGAGATGAGTGAGAAGGTCACAGAGCCAGAGGACCTGAAGGTTTTCATTGAAGGAAGGCACTCCAGCTACAAGAAGTTTAGGGACTCATGCCTCCAGAGCCTTTTCATTAAG GACCTAAATTCCATCGAACCGATGCCAGCCATGCAGAAGTATCTGGATACGTACAGAGAGGTGATGAAGGAGAGTGATCCTGTCTACTTCGTGGTGGCCCTGCTGCCCTGCCCCAGAGCCTGGTCCTGGATAGCTCAGAATCTGCAGTTACCCAAACACAGTGTCCACTACATCAGGAAATCAGACAGTGAGAGTGGCCAGTCCGAGAAGCATTACAGACCCATTCTGAACAAGTACCTAAACTCGACAGAGAAACTGCAGAAGGCCAATGATATCTTCCGCAGGCAAATGCAGAATGAGCATGACTTCTTTTACACTTCTTGA